DNA sequence from the Pseudoxanthomonas indica genome:
CGGCCAGGCCGGGTGCGCCGAAGTAACCATTGATGGAGGACACCAAGGCGAAGTTGCCGCGACCCGCCGCCACCATCGCCGGGGCAAACGCCTGCACCAGCCGCACCGCGCCACCGACATTGACGTCATACACCCGCGCAAACGCCTGCGGACTGGATTCCAGGGTGGTGGCGAACTCGGTGGTGGCCGCGGCATGCACGACGATGGTCGGCTCGCCCAGTTCCGCACGGATGCGGGCGGCGGCGCTGGCCACCGATGCGTCATCGCCCAGGTCGCAGGCCAAGGCCAGTTCGCCCTCGTCGGGTTGCCGCAGATCCAGCGCGGCAATGCGTGCGCCCGCCGCGGCAAAGCGGCGGCAGGTTTCCGCGCCGATGGCGCCGGCTGCGCCGGTGATGACCACCACTTCATTGTCCAGCCTGGGCATGACCTCTCCTGTTGTGCTGCGCTGCAAGATTGACACGCCCCGGGTGCGCCTCAATACTTAATTTCAGATTTTTGATTTTACCTAAACGCAAGTCGACACGCCAAGCGATCTGGTTGGCCCTGGGAGGGGCCCCGACGTCTTCGAGCCCCTGGCAACGTGTATCCGGCATTCTGCCGGTAGTACGTCAAGGCAGGGTCCGGGGCACGGCTGGACCTTGGCCCCATGAACCCAGCTTCGATCGGCCTGGCGCCGCTACGCAGCGCGCAACAAGGGCGGTCCGACGCGGTCGCCGGGGAGAACGTTCCAGATGATGGGCAAGCGCAATCGAATGTTTCAGGCGGTACACGTGGCATTGGTCGTGGGTGGCCTGGGCTTGGTCCCCGTGGCGGCGGCACTAGCACAGGAGGCGTCGCAGCTCGACACGCCCAGCCAAAGCGCGCCCACCCAGAGTGCACCTGCGCAAGACGCGCCGGCCAATGCCGCGACCAACCTGGAATCCGTGCAGGTGCTGGGTTCGCGCATCAAGCGCACTGACACCGAGACCTCGCAACCCGTGCTGATGATGTCGCGCGAGGAAATCCAGGCGCAGGGCCGCACCACCATCGGCGAGGTGATCCAGCAGATCACCGCCACTGGCGCGGCGATCAACAGCAACATCAACTCTGGCGGCAGCGGCCAGAACCGCGTCAGCCTGCGCAACCTGGGCAGCAACCGCACGCTGATCCTGGTCAATGGCCGGCGCTGGGTGGGTGGCTCGGGCCTGAGTGGCGACGTGGATCTGAACTCGATCCCGAGCGCGGCGGTGGAACGCATCGAAGTGCTGAAGGACGGCGCCTCCGCCATCTATGGTTCCGACGCCATCGGTGGCGTGGTCAACGTGATCCTGCGTGATGAAATGGACGGCGCCGAGGCCAATGCCTACTTCGGCCAGTTCGATGTCGGCGACGGCAAGCGCACCAGTTGGGACGCCACCGTCGGCAAGGTGGGCGAGCGCTTCTCCGCAATCCTCGGCATCGGCCGGGTCGTGCAGGAGGCCGTGGGCGCCGGTGATCGCGCGATCTCTGCGGTGCCTGTCTATGGCGCCACTCCCGGCTTCCGTGGCGTGGCCAACACGCCCGATGGTCGCTTCAGCCTGGCAGCGAATGGCAGCAGCCCGTTCACCAACGACGGGCCCGGCACGCCGTTCCGTCCGTTCCGCTCCAGCGACAACTACAACACCGCGCCGGATCGTTATCTGTCGGTCAACCAGGAAATGAACTCGGTGTTCGGCAACTTCAAGTTCGACGTCACCGACAACTTCCGGATCAAGTTGACCTCGCAATACCTCGAACGGCAGACCGATCAGAAGTTGCCGGTCAATGCCGTGGTCTTCGGTGCGTTGGGCAATGCCTACAGCCGCAGCATCGGCATCAGCGCCGACAGCCTGTACAACCCGCTGGGCCAGAACGTGGTGTGGGGCGGGCGGATGATTTCCGAAGCGGGCGGGCGAATGATCATCCGCGATGTCGACACCACGGCGGTGAACCTGTCGCTGGAAGGCACGTTCACGGTCGGCGAGCGGTTCTGGGATTGGGATGCCGGCTACTTCTACGGACGCACGCGCAGCCATGACACCGGCCTGGGCCAACAGGATTACCGCCGCATCCGCGAGGCGGTGGGGCCGTCGATGCTCGATGCCGGCGGCAGGCCGGTGTGCGTGGGTACGGCCGGCGATCTCTCGACGGTGATCGCCGGTTGCGTGCCGCTGAATCTGTTGGGCGGCTCGGGCACTGTCACGCCGGAGATGCTGGCCTACATCAACTTTGTCGAGAGCAGCCGCCTGGGTTACGAACAGCGCAGCGCCTACGCCAACATCACCGGCGAACTGTTTGCGATGCCGGCCGGTGCGCTGGCGTTCGCGGCCGGCGTGGAGCATCGCGAAGAGAGCGGCTTTGATACCCCGGATGCGCTGATCGCCTCGGGCGTGACCAATGGCTTCACCCGCGATCCCACCAATGGCGCGTACGACGTGGACGAAGCCTACCTGGAATTCGCGGTACCGTTGGCGCAAGGCCGTCCGGGCCTGCAGCTGCTCGACCTCAGCATCGCCACGCGCTATTCCGACTACAGCAATTTCGGCGACACCCTCAACAGCAAGGTGGGGTTCCGCTGGAAGCCGGTTGAAAGCCTGATGGTGCGCGGCAACTGGAGCGAAGGCTTCCGTGCGCCGGCGATTCGCGAGCTGTACCAGGGCCAGAGCAGCGCCACCCAGCAGAACGCGACCGATCCCTGCGCGGCCACCCTGCAGGGCGCGCCACTGCCTGACCCGGTGTCCTGCGCGGGCGTGCCGGCCGATCTGGATCAGCAGCAGTCGGCGCTCAGCGTCACCTCCGGCGGCAATCCCGACGTCGGTCCCGAGACCGCCATCAGCCGCACGCTGGGCGTGGTCTACAGCCCGGGTTGGGCGAGCGGTCTGGACATGTCGCTGGACTGGTGGCAGATCGAGATCGACGACACCATCACCACCATCGGCGCGCAGAACGTCCTCAACCAGTGCTACCGCAATGGCAACCAGGACATGTGTGGCCTGGTCACGCGCAATGAGTTCGGCCAGATCACCGCGGTGCGCAATGTGCGCACCAACCTGGGCAAGGTCGAAGTGGAAGGCTATGACCTGTCGCTCAACTATCGACTGCCCGAATCCGACTGGGGCCGCTTCAACCTGCGCTGGGACAGCACCTACCTGGCGCGCAACGAATCGGATTCCGGCCTGAGCCTGACCGGCAGCGACGTGACCAGCGGAAGCGGCAACACGGTCGGCACCGGCAGCAACTGGCGCGTGCGCTCGAACGTGATGCTGTCCTGGCAACAGGGTGTGTGGGGCGCCAACTGGAACATGCGCTATTACTCGCGACTGGTGGAAAGTTGCACCAGCCTGGGCAATGAAGCGCGCGTGGTCTGTTCGGATCCCGAGCGCTACGTCGACAGCACCAAGGTCGATGCGGATGGCAACCGCGTCACCACGCCGAGCTGGTCGCCGCGCAACCGCATCCCCAGCATCGTCTATCACGACGTCAGCGCGTTCGTGGATTTGCCGTGGGATGCGCGCGTGACCCTGGGCATCAACAACCTGTTCGATAAGGATCCGCCGATCTCGGTGACCTCACCCAACAGTTTCGGTCCGGAGTACGAGATTCCGGGGCAGTTCTGGTACATGCGTTACCACCAGTCGTTCTGATGATGGCTAAACGAACCCTGCAGCACGGAGATCGGCGGTGAACGCCGCCGAGGCTCCGTCCACGATCCGCAGCAAGGCGCGCTGGGGCATCCTGGCGTTCCTGTTCCTGTCGACCGTACTCAATTACGTCGACCGGCAGACGCTGTCGATCCTGGCGCCGATCGTGCAACTGGATCTGGGCATCGACGACCGCGGTTACGCGACGATCGTGCAGCTGTTCCTGATCGCCTACACGCTGGCGCATCTGGGCGCGGGCTGGTTGACCGACAAGGTGGGTCCGAAGATCGGGCTCACCTTGTTCGTGGCCTGGTGGTCGCTGGCCAACATGTTGACCGGTCTGGCGCAGAGCGCGATGCAATTGGGCATGGCGCGGTTCGCGCTGGGCCTGGGCGAAGCAGGCAACTACACGGCGGCGCCGAAAACGGTGTCCGAACGTTTCCCGGCGCATGAGCGTGGATTCGCGGTGGGCGTGTACACCGCCGGCGCCATGGTCGGTGCGACGATCTCGCCGCCGCTGATTGGTTGGTTGGCGTTGACGCACGGCTGGCGCGCGGCGTTCATGGCGACCGGTGCGCTGGGTTTTGTCTGGATCATCGGCTGGTGGTTGGTGCATCGCGGTGCGCCCATCGTCGCCGCCGAGGCGGATGACGCGACGGTGGAGGCAAGTGGAAAGCCGGGCTGGTTGGCATTGTTACGGCAACGACCGGTCTGGGGACTGGCGCTGGCGCGCATGTTCACCGACCCGGTCTGGTACTTCTATCTGTTCTGGTTTCCGAAATACATGATCGACGATCGCGGCATGAATCTGCTGCAGATGGCGCAGGTGGCGTGGATCGTCTATCTCGCTGCGGACATGGGCAGCTTGATCGGCGGCTGGGCGTCGGGCCGGCTGGTCCGGCGCGGCATCGCGCCCGCGCGCAGCCGGCTCTGGCTGATGGCGGGCGCGGCGTTGCTGGCACCGGTGGGCGCATCGATTGCCGGTGGCCCGTCGATTCCCACCACCTTCGTGTTTGCGGCGCTGGTCGCATTCGCCCATCTGGTATTCCTGACCAACCTCACCACGCTGGCGGTGGATACGTTCCCGCGCCGTCACGTCGCCACCATCTTCGGCATCATTGCCGCCGGCAGTGGCCTGGGCGGCATGCTGTCCACCAAGTTGATCGGGGAGCTGGCCAGCACGCAGTCCTACGGCACGGTCTTCCTGGCGATGGCGGTGATGCATCCGCTTGGCTGGCTGCTGGCCTGGTGGGCCGTGCGCCGGCCGCACGGCGCCGCCACCTGATGCGCCGGTTGGCGATCGTCGCGGCCCTGTGTGCCTGCGCGATCGCCGCATCGCCGGGCGCCGCCTGCGCGCGCGAACCCGTGGCGCTTGATTCCGTCCAGACGTTGGCCGATCTGGACTATCAGGTCGTGGGCGAACGCAGCTTGCATGTCGACCTTCATCGTTTGCAGGCGACCACGCCCACGCCCATGTGGGTGTATGTGCATGGCGGCGGCTGGTCGCGTGGCGCGCGGCCGACCAAGCAAGCCTTCGCCGCGGCCTTCGCAATGGGCTACTCGGTGGTGGCGATCGAGTACCGGCTTGCCGCTGAAGCACCCGCACCGGCGGCCGTACAGGACGTGCGTTGCGCGCTGGCCTGGGTTGCACGCCATGGCGCGGCCCATGGCCTGGATACCAGCCACGTCGTGGTGGAAGGTGGCTCGGCCGGCGGCCATCTGGCGCTGCTGGCGATTGCCGCGGCTGACGATCCGGCATTCGACGCCGGCTGCGGCCCACTGCCGCGCATCACCGCGATCGTGGATCGCTTCGGCATCACCGACGTGGCGAACTGGCATCCGCC
Encoded proteins:
- a CDS encoding alpha/beta hydrolase, whose protein sequence is MRRLAIVAALCACAIAASPGAACAREPVALDSVQTLADLDYQVVGERSLHVDLHRLQATTPTPMWVYVHGGGWSRGARPTKQAFAAAFAMGYSVVAIEYRLAAEAPAPAAVQDVRCALAWVARHGAAHGLDTSHVVVEGGSAGGHLALLAIAAADDPAFDAGCGPLPRITAIVDRFGITDVANWHPPSGAVERWLGARAGDAAWMRQLSPLARLHAGMPPIFIVHGDADPVVPIEQSRQLLAAAQALGIPAQLHVVPGGKHGGFDPREEARIMVALRAFLLAQGAPAR
- a CDS encoding SDR family NAD(P)-dependent oxidoreductase; translation: MPRLDNEVVVITGAAGAIGAETCRRFAAAGARIAALDLRQPDEGELALACDLGDDASVASAAARIRAELGEPTIVVHAAATTEFATTLESSPQAFARVYDVNVGGAVRLVQAFAPAMVAAGRGNFALVSSINGYFGAPGLAAYASSKGGLDALTRTLALELAPQGVRVNGIAPASIDTPLLRASFARLPDPAAALAKNVLRHPLGRLGTPADVASLLLFLCSDEAAWITGATVPIDGGASIARR
- a CDS encoding MFS transporter yields the protein MNAAEAPSTIRSKARWGILAFLFLSTVLNYVDRQTLSILAPIVQLDLGIDDRGYATIVQLFLIAYTLAHLGAGWLTDKVGPKIGLTLFVAWWSLANMLTGLAQSAMQLGMARFALGLGEAGNYTAAPKTVSERFPAHERGFAVGVYTAGAMVGATISPPLIGWLALTHGWRAAFMATGALGFVWIIGWWLVHRGAPIVAAEADDATVEASGKPGWLALLRQRPVWGLALARMFTDPVWYFYLFWFPKYMIDDRGMNLLQMAQVAWIVYLAADMGSLIGGWASGRLVRRGIAPARSRLWLMAGAALLAPVGASIAGGPSIPTTFVFAALVAFAHLVFLTNLTTLAVDTFPRRHVATIFGIIAAGSGLGGMLSTKLIGELASTQSYGTVFLAMAVMHPLGWLLAWWAVRRPHGAAT
- a CDS encoding TonB-dependent receptor, whose product is MMGKRNRMFQAVHVALVVGGLGLVPVAAALAQEASQLDTPSQSAPTQSAPAQDAPANAATNLESVQVLGSRIKRTDTETSQPVLMMSREEIQAQGRTTIGEVIQQITATGAAINSNINSGGSGQNRVSLRNLGSNRTLILVNGRRWVGGSGLSGDVDLNSIPSAAVERIEVLKDGASAIYGSDAIGGVVNVILRDEMDGAEANAYFGQFDVGDGKRTSWDATVGKVGERFSAILGIGRVVQEAVGAGDRAISAVPVYGATPGFRGVANTPDGRFSLAANGSSPFTNDGPGTPFRPFRSSDNYNTAPDRYLSVNQEMNSVFGNFKFDVTDNFRIKLTSQYLERQTDQKLPVNAVVFGALGNAYSRSIGISADSLYNPLGQNVVWGGRMISEAGGRMIIRDVDTTAVNLSLEGTFTVGERFWDWDAGYFYGRTRSHDTGLGQQDYRRIREAVGPSMLDAGGRPVCVGTAGDLSTVIAGCVPLNLLGGSGTVTPEMLAYINFVESSRLGYEQRSAYANITGELFAMPAGALAFAAGVEHREESGFDTPDALIASGVTNGFTRDPTNGAYDVDEAYLEFAVPLAQGRPGLQLLDLSIATRYSDYSNFGDTLNSKVGFRWKPVESLMVRGNWSEGFRAPAIRELYQGQSSATQQNATDPCAATLQGAPLPDPVSCAGVPADLDQQQSALSVTSGGNPDVGPETAISRTLGVVYSPGWASGLDMSLDWWQIEIDDTITTIGAQNVLNQCYRNGNQDMCGLVTRNEFGQITAVRNVRTNLGKVEVEGYDLSLNYRLPESDWGRFNLRWDSTYLARNESDSGLSLTGSDVTSGSGNTVGTGSNWRVRSNVMLSWQQGVWGANWNMRYYSRLVESCTSLGNEARVVCSDPERYVDSTKVDADGNRVTTPSWSPRNRIPSIVYHDVSAFVDLPWDARVTLGINNLFDKDPPISVTSPNSFGPEYEIPGQFWYMRYHQSF